A section of the Falco rusticolus isolate bFalRus1 chromosome Z, bFalRus1.pri, whole genome shotgun sequence genome encodes:
- the AQP3 gene encoding aquaporin-3 isoform X2 produces the protein MCWGPFGLFGCGSVAQIVLSKGSHGSFLTVNLAFGFAVTLGILISGQVSGGHLNPAVTFAMCFLAREPWIKLPVYALAQTLGAFLGAGIVFGLYYDAIWAFAGNQLHVTGQNGTAGIFATYPSQHLNIVNGFFDQFIGTASLIVCVLAIVDPYNNPVPTGLEAFTVGFVVLVIGTSMGFNSGYAVNPARDFGPRLFTAIAGWGSDVFSTGNHWWWVPVVAPFLGAIAGVIVYQLMIGCHDEPSPPASEHETVKLSNVKHKERA, from the exons ATGTGCTGGGGCCCTTTTGGG CTGTTCGGCTGTGGCTCCGTTGCACAGATTGTGCTCAGCAAAGGGAGTCATGGAAGTTTCCTGACTGTCAACCTGGCCTTTGGCTTTGCTGTAACTCTTGGCATTTTGATCTCAGGACAGGTATCAG GTGGACATCTGAACCCAGCTGTCACTTTTGCCATGTGCTTCTTGGCCCGGGAGCCCTGGATCAAGCTACCAGTTTATGCCCTAGCACAAACCCTGGGGGCTTTCCTCGGAGCTGGCATAGTCTTTGGGTTGTACTACG ATGCCATCTGGGCTTTTGCTGGTAACCAGCTCCATGTAACAGGACAGAATGGCACTGCTGGTATCTTTGCCACCTACCCCTCTCAGCATCTGAACATTGTGAATGGATTCTTTGACCAG ttCATTGGCACCGCCTCCCTGATTGTTTGTGTCTTGGCTATTGTCGATCCCTACAACAACCCTGTCCCCACGGGGCTGGAAGCTTTCACAGTTGGCTTCGTTGTCCTTGTTATTGGAACCTCCATGGGCTTCAACTCAGGCTATGCTGTCAACCCTGCCAGGGACTTTGGACCTCGTCTCTTCACAGCCATCGCTGGCTGGGGCTCTGATGTGTTCTC GACCGGTAATCACTGGTGGTGGGTTCCAGTGGTTGCTCCTTTCCTTGGGGCCATTGCGGGAGTGATAGTCTATCAGCTGATGATTGGATGTCACGATGAGCCTTCTCCACCTGCCTCTGAGCATGAAACAGTCAAGCTGTCTAATGTGAAGCACAAGGAAAGGGCCTGA